In Mycolicibacterium phocaicum, one DNA window encodes the following:
- the cobC gene encoding Rv2231c family pyridoxal phosphate-dependent protein CobC, giving the protein MESGARYHGDQAVAPGMLDFAVNVRGSGPPQWLADRLAARLADLGSYPTAADVAAARAAVAARHGRDLQEVALLAGGAEGFALLPQLRPRLAGLIAPSFTEPQAVFDTAGVPVAHVVLDAPFGLSGAAVPADADLVVVGNPTNPTGVLHRRDEILALCAPGRLVVVDEAFADAVSGEPESLAGRSLPDVVVLRSLTKTWSLAGLRVGYALGAPEVLARLTAQRPHWPLGTLQLEALTACCSAEAVAEADAGARRLAQLRAEMAAGLTAAGFPVAAGAAPFVLFSVPDAELARKYLAEKGIAVRRCDTFFGLPDGYLRAAVRPEWPVLAEALQEVPW; this is encoded by the coding sequence GTGGAATCCGGGGCGCGCTATCACGGCGATCAGGCTGTCGCGCCCGGCATGCTCGACTTCGCGGTGAACGTCCGCGGTTCCGGCCCGCCGCAGTGGCTGGCTGACCGGCTCGCGGCCCGGCTGGCCGATCTGGGTAGCTACCCGACCGCCGCCGACGTGGCCGCGGCCCGTGCCGCCGTCGCCGCCCGGCACGGCCGTGACCTGCAGGAAGTGGCCCTGCTGGCGGGTGGCGCCGAGGGTTTCGCGCTGCTTCCGCAGCTGCGGCCGCGCCTGGCGGGGCTCATCGCGCCGTCGTTCACCGAGCCCCAAGCCGTGTTCGACACCGCCGGCGTGCCCGTCGCGCACGTGGTGCTGGACGCGCCGTTCGGGCTGTCCGGCGCCGCGGTGCCGGCTGACGCCGATCTCGTGGTTGTGGGCAATCCCACCAATCCGACCGGCGTCCTGCACCGCCGCGACGAGATTCTGGCGCTGTGCGCGCCCGGGCGCCTCGTCGTCGTCGACGAGGCTTTTGCCGACGCGGTCTCCGGTGAACCGGAGTCGCTGGCCGGCCGGTCGCTGCCCGATGTCGTGGTGCTGCGCAGCCTGACCAAGACCTGGTCGCTGGCCGGGCTGCGGGTCGGCTACGCGCTGGGCGCGCCCGAGGTGCTGGCACGGCTGACGGCGCAGCGGCCGCACTGGCCGCTGGGCACGCTGCAGTTGGAGGCGTTGACGGCGTGCTGCTCCGCCGAGGCGGTGGCCGAGGCCGACGCGGGGGCGCGCCGGTTGGCGCAGCTGCGGGCCGAGATGGCGGCGGGCCTGACGGCGGCCGGATTCCCCGTCGCCGCCGGCGCGGCCCCTTTCGTGCTGTTTTCGGTACCGGATGCAGAGCTGGCCCGGAAGTACTTGGCGGAGAAGGGAATTGCGGTGCGCCGCTGCGACACGTTCTTCGGGCTGCCCGACGGCTACCTGCGTGCGGCGGTCCGCCCGGAATGGCCGGTCCTCGCCGAAGCCCTACAGGAGGTCCCCTGGTGA